One genomic segment of Hymenobacter psoromatis includes these proteins:
- a CDS encoding efflux RND transporter permease subunit, giving the protein MNKFIKGLIGFSLRHPYIVFFITALVVVAGAVSFYYTPVEAYPDVTNTEVVIITQWSGRSAEEVERFISIPIETEMNSISRKTVIRSINLFGLSFIKIVFEDGTDNFNARMEAAQKLANVNLPDGVDPEVQPPTGPTGEIYRFTLTSKTKTATDLKTLEDWVIEKNLKAVPGVGDVVSFGGKVKTYEVAVTPPLLAKYGLTALDVYQALQRANVNVGGDILSEGQQAFVVRGIGIVKNVADIEKIIIKNVNGVPVLVRNIANVHTSNLPQLGIVGRDDHDDVVEGIVLMRKGENPGAVLPLLEARVNYLNTTVLPGDVRIKVFYDRTELNEHTLHTVGENVVMGITLVTIVLLVFLADWRTTVTVAMVIPLALLFAFILMRWKGMTANLLSIGAIDFGIIIDGAVVMVEGLFVMLAHWAEHEGMEKFNKRAKLSKILATGTEMGKSIFTSKLIIVTALIPIFSFQKVEGKLFSPLAYTLGFALLGALLLALTLVPVLSSILLNKNVRERHNPVIEFLNRNYSPLLDKVMGHPRRAMGGALIALLLGVGAFHFVGTEFLPHLNEGSIYVRASMPLSISLEDSYHFTKQFRQDFEQFPEVRGVISQTGRPNDGTDATGFFNQEFFVDLYPADQWKRKVTKDELIAEMQRKLAHYRGVDFNFSQPISDNVEEAVSGVKGSMAVKITGDDLYFLDKKADEVYALLKKVRGIEDLGVFRNLGQPELRITLDPDKMAQFGVDAADANAVIEMAIGGKAVSQVFEGERKFDLRLRYDQPYRSTPDQIGNLTVPNLSGGKIKLQEIATIGNVSGPAFIYRENNSRFIAIKFSVRGRDLGSTIAEAQQLVKKQVAMPKGYATQWNGEFENQERAQRQLSIVVPISILAIFFILFISFGNALDSVLVLLNVPFALIGGIAALLLTGVNFSISAGVGFIALFGVATQDGVILVNKFRQNLREGMPLVVAIKDGARSRLRPVVMTALMASLGLLPAALSHGIGSETQKPLAIVVIGGLITATLLSLLILPAVYEWVYSSRQERERHK; this is encoded by the coding sequence GTGAATAAATTCATCAAAGGTCTCATCGGCTTTTCGCTGAGACATCCCTACATCGTGTTCTTTATCACCGCCTTGGTGGTGGTGGCGGGCGCAGTGAGCTTCTACTATACGCCCGTGGAAGCCTACCCCGACGTGACCAACACGGAGGTGGTTATCATCACGCAGTGGTCTGGCCGCTCGGCCGAAGAAGTGGAGCGTTTCATCTCTATTCCGATTGAGACGGAGATGAACTCCATCAGCCGCAAAACGGTGATTCGCAGCATCAACCTGTTCGGGCTCTCGTTCATCAAAATCGTGTTTGAGGACGGCACTGACAACTTCAATGCCCGCATGGAGGCCGCTCAAAAGCTGGCCAACGTAAACCTGCCCGATGGCGTGGACCCCGAGGTGCAGCCGCCCACCGGCCCCACCGGCGAGATTTACCGCTTCACGCTCACGTCCAAGACCAAAACCGCGACCGACCTTAAAACCCTGGAGGACTGGGTAATTGAGAAGAACCTGAAGGCCGTGCCGGGGGTAGGCGACGTGGTGAGCTTTGGGGGTAAGGTGAAGACCTATGAGGTGGCCGTGACGCCCCCGCTGCTGGCCAAGTATGGCCTCACGGCGCTCGATGTGTACCAGGCCCTGCAACGCGCCAACGTGAACGTGGGCGGCGATATCCTGAGTGAGGGCCAGCAGGCATTCGTGGTGCGCGGCATCGGCATCGTGAAGAACGTGGCTGATATCGAGAAGATTATCATCAAAAACGTGAACGGTGTGCCGGTGTTGGTGCGCAACATCGCCAACGTGCACACCTCCAACCTGCCGCAGCTCGGCATTGTGGGCCGCGACGACCACGACGACGTAGTGGAGGGCATCGTGCTCATGCGCAAGGGCGAAAACCCTGGCGCAGTGCTACCCCTGCTCGAAGCCAGGGTCAACTACCTGAATACTACCGTGCTACCCGGCGATGTGCGCATCAAGGTCTTCTACGACCGCACCGAGCTGAACGAGCACACCCTGCACACGGTAGGGGAGAATGTGGTAATGGGCATTACGCTGGTAACCATTGTGTTACTAGTATTTTTGGCCGATTGGCGCACCACCGTGACGGTGGCGATGGTCATTCCGTTGGCGCTGCTCTTCGCCTTCATTCTGATGCGCTGGAAAGGCATGACGGCCAACCTATTGAGTATCGGGGCCATTGACTTCGGCATCATCATCGATGGCGCGGTGGTGATGGTCGAGGGCTTGTTCGTGATGCTGGCCCACTGGGCCGAGCACGAGGGCATGGAGAAGTTCAACAAGCGCGCCAAGCTGAGCAAGATTCTGGCCACTGGCACCGAGATGGGCAAGTCCATCTTTACCTCTAAGCTCATCATTGTCACGGCCTTGATTCCGATTTTCTCGTTTCAGAAAGTCGAGGGTAAACTGTTTTCTCCGCTGGCCTACACGCTGGGTTTCGCGCTACTGGGGGCGCTGCTGCTGGCCCTCACGCTGGTGCCAGTGCTCTCGTCCATCTTGCTGAACAAGAACGTGCGCGAGCGCCATAACCCGGTCATCGAGTTCCTAAACCGCAACTACTCGCCGTTGCTCGACAAAGTGATGGGCCACCCGCGCCGGGCAATGGGCGGCGCGCTGATAGCGCTGCTGCTGGGGGTAGGGGCCTTCCACTTCGTGGGCACCGAGTTTCTACCCCACCTCAACGAGGGCAGCATCTACGTGCGAGCCTCCATGCCGCTGAGCATCAGTCTGGAAGATTCGTATCATTTCACTAAGCAGTTCCGGCAGGATTTTGAGCAGTTCCCGGAGGTGCGGGGTGTGATTTCGCAAACCGGCCGCCCCAATGATGGCACAGATGCCACGGGCTTCTTCAACCAGGAGTTTTTCGTGGACCTCTACCCCGCCGACCAGTGGAAGCGCAAGGTGACCAAGGATGAGTTGATTGCCGAAATGCAGCGCAAGCTGGCCCATTACCGGGGCGTGGACTTCAACTTCTCGCAGCCGATTTCCGACAACGTGGAGGAGGCCGTGTCGGGTGTGAAGGGCTCGATGGCTGTCAAAATCACCGGTGACGACTTGTACTTTCTGGATAAAAAGGCGGATGAAGTGTATGCCCTGCTCAAAAAAGTGCGCGGCATCGAGGATTTGGGCGTATTCCGTAACCTGGGCCAGCCCGAGCTGCGCATCACCCTGGACCCCGACAAAATGGCCCAGTTTGGCGTAGATGCCGCCGATGCCAACGCCGTCATCGAGATGGCCATCGGGGGCAAGGCCGTGAGCCAGGTATTTGAGGGTGAGCGCAAGTTCGACTTGCGCCTGCGCTACGACCAGCCCTACCGCTCTACCCCCGACCAGATTGGCAACCTGACCGTGCCTAACCTGAGCGGCGGCAAAATAAAGCTGCAGGAAATCGCTACTATCGGCAACGTATCGGGCCCGGCTTTTATCTATAGGGAGAATAATTCGCGCTTCATCGCTATCAAGTTTTCGGTGCGGGGTAGGGACCTGGGCTCCACTATTGCCGAAGCGCAGCAGTTGGTGAAGAAGCAGGTAGCCATGCCCAAAGGCTACGCTACCCAGTGGAACGGCGAGTTTGAGAACCAGGAGCGGGCGCAACGCCAGCTCTCCATCGTGGTGCCCATCAGTATTTTAGCTATTTTCTTCATCTTGTTCATTTCCTTCGGTAATGCCCTGGATTCGGTGCTGGTGCTGCTCAACGTGCCGTTTGCCCTTATTGGCGGCATTGCGGCACTGCTGCTGACTGGGGTCAACTTCTCGATTTCGGCGGGGGTAGGGTTTATCGCCCTGTTTGGGGTAGCGACGCAGGACGGGGTAATTCTGGTTAATAAATTTCGCCAAAACCTGCGCGAAGGCATGCCGCTGGTAGTCGCCATCAAGGACGGGGCGCGCTCGCGGCTCCGCCCAGTGGTAATGACGGCCCTTATGGCTTCACTTGGACTTTTACCAGCCGCCCTCAGCCACGGCATTGGCTCCGAAACGCAGAAGCCGCTGGCCATTGTCGTCATCGGCGGCCTCATCACAGCTACACTATTGTCGCTCCTTATTCTGCCCGCCGTATACGAGTGGGTATACAGCAGCCGGCAGGAGCGCGAGCGTCATAAGTAA
- a CDS encoding efflux RND transporter periplasmic adaptor subunit, translated as MNISKTTFRLLIAGLLAAPVLSLTACGDKKNELPLNTKDTESTYRTDTVQTRNLAQDLRFTGKVSYDQRRVDQVFPVVSGTVLNVSATLGSHVTQGQALATVQSADVSGYLNDYNAAQSDFAVAKRTADNTEQLYKTNFASESDLIAARQGLIKAQSALNRTQQILKLYGASGGSTAQPVYQVKAPVSGYVVARNINPNTQLRPDNATPLFTISDLSRVWILLNVYETDVEEVKVGEPVTITALAYPDKQFTGTITNISNVVDADTRVLQARVELPNPDGLLKPDMFCTVALHLEDSGEGLALNPKSVIFSKDKYFVVKQESPGKYRLVPVKVVRTTSQYTYVTGDLHDGDQVVTEGSLLLFNDLTD; from the coding sequence ATGAACATCTCCAAAACGACCTTCCGCCTGCTCATCGCGGGCCTGCTGGCTGCCCCGGTCCTGAGCCTAACCGCCTGCGGCGATAAGAAAAACGAGCTGCCTCTTAATACCAAAGACACCGAATCTACTTACCGCACCGATACCGTGCAGACCCGAAATCTGGCGCAGGACCTGCGCTTTACGGGTAAGGTGAGCTACGACCAGCGCCGCGTGGACCAAGTGTTTCCGGTGGTATCGGGCACGGTGCTTAACGTGAGCGCTACCCTTGGGTCGCACGTGACGCAGGGCCAAGCCCTGGCCACCGTGCAGAGCGCCGATGTGAGCGGCTACCTCAACGACTACAACGCTGCCCAGAGCGATTTCGCCGTGGCCAAGCGCACCGCCGATAACACCGAGCAGCTCTACAAAACTAATTTCGCCTCGGAGTCGGACCTCATCGCGGCTCGCCAGGGTCTGATTAAGGCGCAGTCGGCTCTGAACCGCACGCAGCAGATTCTTAAACTCTACGGGGCCAGCGGCGGCAGCACGGCGCAGCCCGTCTACCAGGTGAAAGCCCCGGTGAGCGGCTACGTGGTGGCCCGCAATATCAACCCCAATACGCAGCTGCGGCCCGATAACGCGACTCCGCTCTTCACGATTTCTGACCTGAGCCGGGTCTGGATTCTGCTAAACGTGTATGAAACCGACGTGGAGGAGGTGAAAGTAGGTGAGCCGGTGACTATCACCGCCTTAGCCTACCCCGACAAGCAGTTTACGGGCACCATCACCAACATCTCGAACGTGGTGGATGCCGATACCCGCGTGCTGCAAGCCCGCGTGGAGCTGCCTAACCCCGACGGGCTGCTCAAGCCCGACATGTTCTGTACCGTGGCCCTGCACCTCGAAGACTCCGGTGAAGGCCTAGCGCTGAACCCAAAGTCGGTGATTTTCAGCAAGGATAAGTACTTTGTAGTGAAGCAGGAAAGCCCCGGTAAGTACCGCTTGGTGCCGGTGAAAGTGGTCCGCACTACCTCGCAATATACTTACGTGACCGGCGACCTGCACGATGGCGACCAGGTAGTGACGGAAGGTAGCTTGCTGCTGTTCAATGATTTAACTGATTAG
- a CDS encoding TolC family protein encodes MLLKKYVFRTLALAGGLSLTTLAGWAQMPMPNAARPATGAPLPAMPAPATAPATTTGQVPGPKGAITPAQLPGQPTATPTFGQPGAPLTSPGGALSSPAGAGTPAGAGGVGTPGALVAPGTATAGAAVPATPAAAGKFGQYPIAMGLAQGVALSPTPSDTLHVTLDQAQARFMQANFQLLAQHFNIDVANSAIRQALLRDNPNLQMEINAYNPNTSTFFPLKKQTDPQNPTGGTFVAQLQQLLDISGRRSKLVQLSRTGVAVQQAAFEDLLRQARFQLVQSFYNVVAERRRLDFTDQERTQLGRLLASYRERLRLGTVASYEVTRLELEQQSLERDRSDQLNQLTQDQATLRVLLAAPGTVFISPEGSEFLPPAPAVVPALADLQTQAYALRPDLRAATEQTAYTQQNLAVQRSLAVPKLLVGADYASQGNTYVHYFGLQSAIDLPVFNRNQGNVQAAKIGIQQSGFALNGVHLQVEQDVASAYEQLQRAIMLRQSITPDYLARTASVSRDAVADYNRRLIDLVSFIDKFRAYKEAQLGLIDISSRLLQAEQQVNFATNAKVF; translated from the coding sequence ATGCTTCTTAAAAAATATGTTTTCCGCACCCTGGCCTTGGCCGGGGGCCTGAGCCTGACAACCCTGGCTGGCTGGGCCCAGATGCCGATGCCCAACGCCGCCCGCCCCGCCACCGGCGCGCCGCTACCCGCTATGCCAGCCCCGGCTACTGCCCCTGCCACTACCACCGGCCAGGTGCCCGGCCCCAAGGGAGCCATTACCCCGGCGCAGCTGCCTGGCCAGCCCACCGCTACGCCCACGTTTGGGCAGCCGGGCGCGCCGCTCACTAGTCCCGGCGGGGCGCTAAGCAGTCCGGCCGGCGCGGGCACTCCAGCTGGCGCGGGGGGGGTAGGCACGCCCGGCGCGCTGGTGGCCCCCGGCACGGCGACTGCCGGCGCCGCGGTGCCGGCTACCCCCGCCGCGGCGGGTAAGTTCGGCCAGTACCCGATTGCGATGGGCTTGGCCCAGGGCGTGGCGCTATCGCCTACCCCCTCCGATACGCTGCACGTTACGCTCGACCAGGCCCAGGCGCGCTTCATGCAGGCCAACTTCCAGCTGCTGGCTCAGCATTTTAACATTGATGTGGCTAATTCGGCCATCCGGCAGGCGTTGTTGCGCGACAACCCCAACCTGCAGATGGAAATCAACGCCTACAACCCGAACACGAGCACGTTCTTCCCGCTGAAAAAGCAGACCGACCCGCAGAACCCCACGGGCGGCACGTTTGTGGCTCAGCTGCAGCAGCTGCTTGATATTTCGGGGCGGCGCAGCAAGCTGGTGCAGCTCTCGCGCACGGGCGTAGCGGTGCAGCAGGCAGCCTTTGAGGACCTGCTGCGGCAGGCGCGCTTCCAGCTGGTGCAGTCGTTTTACAACGTGGTGGCCGAGCGCCGCCGGCTGGATTTTACCGACCAGGAGCGCACCCAGCTGGGCCGCCTGCTGGCCAGCTACCGCGAGCGCCTGCGCCTGGGCACCGTGGCCTCGTATGAGGTGACGCGCCTGGAGCTGGAGCAGCAGAGCCTGGAGCGCGACCGCAGCGACCAGCTTAACCAGCTGACCCAGGACCAGGCTACGCTGCGCGTGTTGCTGGCCGCCCCCGGCACAGTATTCATCTCCCCCGAAGGCAGCGAGTTCCTACCCCCCGCGCCGGCCGTGGTACCGGCTCTGGCCGACCTCCAAACCCAGGCCTACGCCCTGCGCCCCGACTTACGCGCCGCTACCGAGCAAACTGCCTATACCCAGCAAAACCTGGCCGTGCAGCGCTCGCTGGCCGTACCCAAACTGCTAGTAGGGGCCGACTACGCCAGTCAGGGCAATACCTACGTGCACTACTTCGGTCTGCAATCGGCCATCGACCTGCCGGTTTTCAACCGTAACCAGGGCAACGTGCAGGCAGCCAAAATCGGCATTCAGCAGTCGGGCTTCGCCCTGAATGGGGTGCATTTGCAGGTAGAGCAAGACGTAGCCAGCGCGTATGAGCAGCTGCAGCGCGCCATCATGCTGCGCCAGAGCATCACGCCCGACTACCTGGCCCGCACCGCCAGCGTGAGCCGCGATGCCGTGGCCGACTACAACCGCCGCCTCATCGACCTGGTGAGCTTCATCGATAAGTTCCGGGCCTACAAGGAGGCGCAGCTCGGGCTGATTGATATCAGCAGCCGCCTGTTGCAAGCTGAGCAGCAAGTCAATTTTGCCACTAACGCTAAAGTGTTTTAA
- a CDS encoding gliding motility-associated C-terminal domain-containing protein has translation MFLLLRTCRAAANYGHCWLLIRLAGFLLLAHCAQAQREYYNWYFGERAGLTFLTGPQALTNGTLSLGNNAPACLSDKVGNYQFTTNGVQVWDRTGQVMAGGSSIGPINSVTGATVLAVPQPGRAGRYYIFTNLNWVHQDFKPGFTYAVVDMAQRGGLGAVLSTDSTVALPTRPSSNAEFLLTNLVAVRHANGRDLWIVGQNIGRQTVSLLLTAHGLQQQPVFSPGVRASVVNDGISIALLKATADGKTLAMSTHEYTQATFNATSTTSIFYHEITSFQPESGRATDSYVIPDIYPRGRIRIVNNQYSYLNGVGGVEFSPDGSRLYVDTLGSREVWQYDLLAGSSAAVAASRTVVARLQGTKISHGSNLQLAPDGRIYVADGRNYLGRFELPNAVGTGSTYREAAVALSGNSGDALPFATNDLNLVPVSITDAGGVSNAASCAGGPMQFSSSLSPFVTATAYAWDFGDPTSAGANTAAGQAPAHLYRQPGRYTVALRVTASSGRVFTTSQIVEVQPAPVVALLVPDSTLCYGGHKLLTLSLQPVGTTYRWSDGSTGPALLASQPGPYQVEITNAQGCSARASITLRRIDCALVPPNIITPNGDGLNETFVLPDQDPSHWDVQIFNRWGRLVYQQPTYHNEWNAADQPAGLYYYRLINSTTSQRLTGWVEVAR, from the coding sequence ATGTTCCTACTTCTACGCACCTGCCGGGCCGCTGCCAACTACGGGCACTGCTGGCTACTAATTAGGCTAGCGGGCTTCCTGCTGCTGGCCCACTGCGCCCAGGCCCAGCGGGAGTACTACAACTGGTACTTCGGGGAGCGCGCCGGCCTCACCTTTCTAACCGGCCCCCAGGCGCTGACCAACGGCACCCTCTCGCTTGGAAATAATGCCCCGGCCTGCCTGTCTGATAAAGTGGGGAACTACCAGTTTACTACTAATGGGGTGCAGGTGTGGGACCGCACCGGCCAAGTGATGGCTGGGGGTAGCAGCATCGGTCCCATTAACAGCGTGACCGGCGCCACCGTGCTGGCCGTGCCTCAGCCGGGGCGGGCGGGGCGCTACTACATCTTCACCAATCTCAATTGGGTGCACCAGGATTTCAAGCCTGGCTTTACCTACGCGGTAGTCGATATGGCGCAGCGCGGCGGGCTGGGCGCGGTACTGAGCACCGACAGCACCGTGGCGCTGCCCACTCGCCCCAGCAGCAATGCCGAGTTTTTGCTGACCAACCTCGTGGCCGTGCGCCATGCCAACGGCCGCGACCTCTGGATTGTGGGGCAAAATATAGGGCGGCAGACCGTGAGCCTGCTGCTCACTGCGCACGGGCTGCAACAGCAGCCCGTGTTTAGTCCGGGCGTGCGGGCTTCCGTGGTCAACGATGGCATTTCCATAGCTTTATTGAAGGCCACCGCCGATGGCAAAACGCTAGCGATGAGTACGCATGAGTATACGCAAGCCACCTTTAACGCCACCTCCACCACGTCCATTTTCTACCACGAAATCACCAGCTTTCAACCCGAGTCGGGCCGGGCTACCGACTCCTACGTGATTCCGGACATCTACCCGCGGGGGCGCATTCGGATTGTTAATAATCAGTATTCGTACCTAAATGGCGTAGGGGGGGTAGAGTTTTCGCCTGACGGCTCGCGGCTATACGTTGATACGCTGGGCAGCCGCGAGGTGTGGCAGTACGACCTGCTGGCAGGCTCGTCGGCGGCGGTGGCCGCGTCGCGGACGGTAGTGGCGCGCCTACAAGGCACCAAAATAAGCCACGGGTCCAACTTGCAGTTGGCCCCCGACGGCCGTATTTACGTAGCCGACGGCCGCAACTATCTGGGCCGCTTTGAGTTGCCCAACGCGGTGGGCACCGGCAGCACCTACCGCGAGGCGGCGGTAGCCTTGAGCGGCAATAGCGGGGACGCTCTACCCTTTGCCACCAACGACCTCAATCTGGTGCCCGTCAGCATCACCGATGCCGGCGGGGTGAGCAACGCGGCCAGTTGCGCGGGTGGCCCCATGCAGTTTAGCTCTTCGCTCAGCCCATTCGTGACGGCTACGGCCTACGCGTGGGATTTTGGCGACCCCACTTCGGCCGGGGCCAATACCGCGGCCGGGCAGGCCCCGGCGCACCTCTACCGCCAGCCGGGGCGCTACACCGTGGCGCTGCGCGTAACGGCCAGTAGTGGCCGCGTTTTCACTACCAGCCAGATAGTAGAGGTGCAGCCCGCGCCGGTAGTAGCGCTGCTGGTGCCCGACTCTACCCTCTGCTACGGCGGCCATAAGCTACTCACGCTCAGCCTCCAGCCGGTGGGCACTACCTATCGGTGGTCAGATGGTAGCACGGGGCCGGCGCTGCTAGCCAGCCAGCCCGGCCCCTACCAGGTAGAGATAACCAATGCGCAAGGATGCAGCGCGCGGGCCAGCATCACCCTGCGGCGGATAGACTGCGCCCTGGTGCCCCCCAACATTATTACGCCCAATGGCGACGGCCTGAACGAAACTTTCGTGCTGCCAGACCAAGACCCTAGCCACTGGGACGTGCAGATTTTCAACCGCTGGGGCCGGTTGGTTTACCAACAACCCACCTACCACAACGAGTGGAACGCTGCCGACCAGCCAGCGGGCCTGTACTACTACCGGCTAATCAATAGCACGACCAGCCAGCGCCTCACCGGCTGGGTAGAGGTGGCCCGCTAG
- a CDS encoding sensor histidine kinase, translating into MTIRNRLTWLFLGIVAVLLLGVLASVFVLQLTATRREFQQRLRERAQVTGYIYLEKDEMRAGAFRDFEKKYLQSLSNEILQVYDAAGRVRFVAEDERVRLSDAVLARIVANKEYYFQLGQRQAIGIFYQDNQGDYIIVAAAENVYGRHRLQSLATIMGIIFVVSLLVIYGVGRVFAGRALAPIAALNDQVDRITAQDLHQRVDEGTLRTSERDDLTRLARTFNRLLARLEASFEGQRTFVRNASHELRTPLTASIGELQVLLARERAAESLREGAASVLVELQQLKVLINNMLDLAQTEGGVPLTDEVRLDELLWEVREGVAPAQRARVQVDLGELADLPADPAAFVVPGHRALLVRALGNLVDNALKYSADDQKVFLSLRCAPVGPCTVRVADAGIGIAPEDLALVFQPFFRSAAVRGVGGHGVGLALAQRIATLHGGTLALRSELGRGTVAELALGGG; encoded by the coding sequence ATGACTATCCGCAACCGGCTGACCTGGCTCTTTTTAGGTATTGTGGCGGTGCTGCTTTTGGGAGTGCTGGCCAGCGTATTTGTGTTGCAGCTAACCGCGACGCGGCGCGAGTTTCAGCAGCGGCTGCGCGAGCGGGCGCAGGTAACGGGCTACATCTACCTGGAAAAGGACGAGATGCGGGCCGGCGCTTTCCGGGACTTTGAAAAAAAGTACTTGCAGTCGCTCAGCAATGAGATTTTACAGGTATACGATGCCGCTGGCCGGGTGCGCTTCGTGGCCGAAGATGAGCGCGTGCGGCTCTCCGACGCGGTGCTGGCGCGCATCGTGGCCAATAAGGAATACTATTTTCAACTGGGCCAGCGGCAGGCGATAGGAATATTTTACCAGGATAACCAGGGCGATTACATTATAGTGGCCGCCGCCGAGAACGTGTACGGCCGCCACCGGCTGCAAAGCCTGGCCACGATAATGGGCATAATTTTCGTGGTGAGCCTGCTCGTTATCTATGGGGTAGGGCGGGTGTTTGCGGGCCGGGCGCTGGCCCCCATCGCGGCCCTAAACGACCAGGTGGACCGCATCACGGCCCAGGACCTGCACCAGCGCGTGGACGAGGGCACGCTGCGCACCAGCGAGCGCGACGACCTCACGCGCCTGGCCCGCACCTTCAACCGGCTGCTGGCGCGCCTCGAAGCCAGCTTTGAGGGCCAGCGCACCTTCGTGCGCAATGCCTCGCACGAGCTACGCACGCCCCTCACGGCCAGCATCGGTGAATTGCAGGTGCTGCTGGCCCGCGAGCGCGCGGCCGAAAGCCTGCGCGAAGGAGCGGCCTCGGTACTAGTGGAGTTGCAGCAGCTCAAAGTACTGATTAACAATATGCTGGACCTGGCCCAAACGGAGGGCGGCGTACCACTCACCGACGAGGTGCGCCTCGATGAGTTGCTGTGGGAGGTGCGCGAGGGGGTAGCCCCCGCCCAGCGCGCGCGCGTGCAGGTAGACCTGGGCGAGCTGGCCGACCTGCCCGCCGACCCCGCCGCCTTCGTGGTACCGGGTCACCGCGCCCTGCTGGTCCGCGCCCTAGGCAACCTCGTGGATAATGCCCTCAAATACTCAGCTGACGACCAGAAGGTATTCCTGAGCCTGCGCTGCGCGCCGGTCGGGCCCTGCACGGTGCGCGTAGCCGATGCCGGCATCGGCATTGCGCCCGAGGACCTGGCACTGGTGTTTCAGCCGTTTTTCCGGTCGGCGGCGGTGCGGGGGGTAGGGGGGCACGGGGTAGGGCTGGCGCTGGCCCAGCGCATTGCCACGCTGCACGGCGGCACGCTCGCCCTGCGCTCGGAGCTTGGCCGGGGCACGGTGGCCGAACTGGCTTTAGGAGGTGGGTAG
- a CDS encoding response regulator transcription factor produces MSTKILVVEDEPKVSAFIRRGLEEEGYEVEVAYDGIFGQRLALGQAFDLLILDVILPGQSGLEVLRAVRAHDQELPVLMLTALGATQDKLLGFDGGADDYLVKPFDFVELLARVRALTRRRDRRSVKGNQLILDDLTVDTAAKTVTRAGQPIKLTAREFNLLELLLRHQGRVLGRSEIAEHTWEDSFDAGSNVIDVYVNYLRNKVDKGFSKKLIHTVVGMGYVMREE; encoded by the coding sequence ATGTCAACCAAAATTTTAGTGGTCGAGGACGAGCCCAAAGTGTCGGCCTTCATTCGGCGGGGGCTGGAGGAGGAGGGCTACGAGGTAGAAGTGGCCTACGACGGCATTTTTGGCCAGCGGCTGGCGCTGGGTCAGGCGTTCGATTTGCTTATCCTGGACGTTATCTTACCCGGCCAGAGCGGCCTGGAGGTGCTGCGCGCCGTGCGCGCCCACGACCAGGAGCTGCCCGTGCTGATGCTCACGGCGCTGGGTGCCACGCAAGACAAGCTGCTGGGCTTTGATGGGGGGGCCGACGACTACCTGGTGAAGCCCTTCGACTTTGTGGAGCTGTTGGCGCGGGTGCGCGCCCTCACCCGCCGCCGCGACCGCCGCTCGGTTAAGGGCAACCAGCTCATCCTGGACGACTTAACGGTGGACACGGCCGCTAAAACCGTGACCCGCGCCGGCCAGCCTATCAAGCTTACGGCCCGCGAGTTTAACCTGCTGGAGCTGCTGTTGCGCCATCAGGGCCGCGTGCTGGGCCGCAGCGAAATTGCGGAGCATACTTGGGAGGATTCCTTCGATGCGGGCTCCAACGTGATTGACGTGTACGTGAACTACCTGCGCAATAAGGTGGACAAGGGATTCTCTAAAAAGCTGATTCACACGGTAGTCGGCATGGGCTACGTCATGCGGGAAGAATAA
- a CDS encoding tetratricopeptide repeat protein: MSAPSRLQQLLAFYEADPTDPFTIYALATEYRADEPLRAWDFYEKLLTEHPDYVGTYYHAGKLLEGFGKKDEAEQVYRKGLVVSRKAGQLHAASELQQALNSCLGLDYEDD, from the coding sequence ATGAGTGCCCCTAGTCGCCTCCAACAGCTGTTAGCTTTTTATGAAGCCGACCCCACCGACCCGTTTACTATCTACGCCCTGGCCACCGAGTACCGGGCCGACGAACCCCTACGGGCCTGGGATTTTTACGAAAAGCTGCTGACCGAGCACCCCGACTACGTAGGCACCTACTACCACGCCGGCAAGCTGCTCGAAGGCTTCGGCAAAAAGGACGAAGCCGAACAGGTGTATCGCAAAGGCTTGGTAGTGAGCCGAAAAGCCGGTCAGCTGCACGCTGCCAGCGAGTTGCAGCAGGCTCTCAACAGCTGCCTCGGCCTGGATTATGAAGACGACTAA